A single window of Bacteroidota bacterium DNA harbors:
- a CDS encoding bifunctional riboflavin kinase/FAD synthetase, whose protein sequence is MKVYYNINDLPPIKNAIVSQGTFDGVHLAHKKIIERLKQLAKQKNGETVLMTFEPHPRMVLFPSDHGLQLLSTLKEKIHLLEKTGIDHLLVIPFTKEFSRQSSEQFIRDILVNKLHTHTLVIGYDHRFGKNREGSFEHLKEYSSLYGFEVEEIPEQDIDDIAVSSTKIRTALLNDDIITAKKYLGTNYVLEGTVVKGQQLGRTIGYPTANIEVDNTFKLIPTDGVYAVWVWHNNIKYGGMLNIGNNPTIENKGRSIEVNIFNFAKEIYGETITIEFALKLRNEEKFDGLETLKNQLALDKENTLKTLGLQVTE, encoded by the coding sequence ATGAAAGTTTACTATAACATAAATGATTTACCCCCCATTAAAAATGCCATTGTTAGTCAAGGCACTTTTGACGGTGTTCATTTAGCACATAAAAAAATAATTGAAAGACTTAAGCAATTAGCCAAACAAAAAAATGGGGAAACGGTGCTCATGACTTTTGAGCCTCATCCCAGAATGGTTCTATTTCCTAGCGACCATGGCTTGCAATTATTAAGTACACTCAAGGAGAAAATACATTTATTAGAAAAAACAGGTATTGACCACTTATTGGTTATTCCTTTTACCAAAGAATTTTCAAGACAAAGCTCTGAGCAATTTATAAGGGATATACTGGTAAACAAACTGCATACGCATACCTTGGTTATTGGCTACGACCACCGATTTGGTAAAAACAGGGAAGGCTCGTTTGAGCACTTAAAAGAATATTCTTCACTTTATGGGTTTGAAGTAGAGGAAATACCTGAGCAGGATATTGATGATATAGCGGTTAGCTCAACTAAAATAAGAACAGCTTTATTAAATGATGATATAATCACTGCTAAAAAATATTTAGGCACTAATTATGTTTTAGAAGGTACAGTAGTTAAAGGACAACAGCTTGGCAGAACAATTGGTTATCCAACCGCTAATATTGAAGTTGACAATACTTTTAAACTGATTCCAACAGATGGCGTTTATGCTGTGTGGGTTTGGCATAACAATATTAAATACGGAGGCATGTTAAACATTGGCAATAACCCTACCATTGAAAACAAAGGCCGAAGTATTGAAGTAAACATTTTTAATTTTGCCAAAGAAATTTATGGCGAAACCATCACCATTGAATTTGCTTTGAAACTAAGGAACGAAGAGAAATTTGATGGATTAGAAACTTTAAAAAATCAATTGGCATTAGATAAAGAAAACACATTGAAAACACTTGGTTTACAAGTTACGGAATAA
- the pyrR gene encoding bifunctional pyr operon transcriptional regulator/uracil phosphoribosyltransferase PyrR — protein sequence MNAKTILEKKQFSIVIDRLCYELIEKHGNFNHSAIIGLQPRGIFLARRVIKRLHEITNNTNILYGELDIAFYRDDFRRGNEQIVPNAMNINFTVENKKVILIDDVLYTGRTIRAALDALVDFGRPDKVELMVLIDRRYSRHLPIQPDYTGITVDTRANDKVKVEWKENNKADLAMIVSS from the coding sequence ATGAACGCCAAAACTATCCTTGAGAAAAAGCAATTCAGCATTGTAATTGACAGGCTTTGTTATGAGCTTATTGAAAAACATGGCAATTTTAACCACTCTGCTATTATAGGATTGCAACCCAGAGGCATTTTTTTAGCCAGACGGGTAATTAAAAGGCTTCATGAAATAACCAACAATACAAACATACTTTACGGAGAGTTGGATATTGCCTTTTACAGAGATGACTTTAGAAGAGGCAATGAGCAAATAGTACCTAATGCCATGAATATTAATTTTACGGTTGAAAACAAAAAAGTAATTTTAATTGATGATGTATTGTACACTGGGCGTACCATACGTGCCGCGTTGGATGCTTTGGTTGATTTTGGCCGACCAGATAAAGTGGAATTGATGGTATTAATTGACAGGCGATATAGCCGACACTTACCTATTCAGCCTGACTATACGGGCATAACTGTAGATACAAGAGCTAATGATAAAGTAAAAGTGGAATGGAAAGAAAATAACAAAGCAGATTTAGCCATGATTGTAAGTAGTTAA
- a CDS encoding aspartate carbamoyltransferase catalytic subunit has protein sequence MKKFTQKHLLGIKDINPTDIELIFETADNFKTVINRPIKKVPSLRDVTIANIFFENSTRTRISFELAQKRLSADIVNFSASSSSVSKGETLIDTVNNILAMKVDMVVMRHPAPGAAMFLSQHINASIINAGDGTHEHPTQALLDAFSIREKLGTVQGKKIVIVGDILHSRVALSNIICLKKLGAEVMVCGPSTLIPKHIESLGVLVENNLMKALNWCDVANMLRIQLERQDIKYFPSLREYSMLYGLDKERLDSLNKEIVIMHPGPINRGVEITSEVADSKHAIILDQVENGVAIRMAVMYLLAGQKA, from the coding sequence ATGAAAAAGTTTACGCAAAAGCACTTGTTAGGAATAAAAGATATTAACCCTACCGATATTGAGCTAATATTTGAAACCGCAGATAACTTTAAAACGGTTATCAATAGGCCTATTAAAAAAGTTCCTTCATTGCGTGATGTTACTATTGCCAATATATTTTTCGAAAACTCTACCCGAACCCGTATCTCATTTGAATTAGCACAAAAACGCTTAAGCGCTGATATTGTCAATTTTTCTGCATCATCGTCATCGGTTTCAAAAGGTGAAACACTGATTGATACGGTTAATAATATTTTAGCCATGAAAGTTGACATGGTAGTTATGCGCCACCCGGCACCGGGTGCGGCCATGTTTCTTTCACAACACATTAATGCAAGTATAATAAATGCCGGAGACGGTACTCATGAACACCCCACACAAGCTTTACTCGATGCCTTTTCTATAAGAGAAAAACTGGGAACTGTTCAAGGAAAAAAAATAGTTATAGTAGGTGATATTTTACACTCGCGTGTGGCCCTTTCCAATATTATTTGCTTAAAAAAATTAGGCGCAGAAGTAATGGTATGTGGGCCAAGTACACTTATACCAAAACACATTGAAAGTTTAGGGGTATTGGTCGAAAACAATTTAATGAAAGCTTTAAACTGGTGCGATGTGGCTAATATGCTTCGTATTCAGTTAGAACGTCAGGATATTAAATACTTTCCATCGTTACGTGAATATAGTATGCTGTATGGATTGGATAAAGAACGCCTTGATTCATTAAACAAAGAAATAGTTATTATGCACCCTGGGCCTATTAACAGAGGGGTTGAGATTACCAGCGAAGTAGCCGACAGCAAACATGCTATTATTTTAGATCAGGTTGAAAACGGTGTAGCCATTAGAATGGCTGTTATGTATTTACTGGCGGGTCAAAAAGCGTAA
- a CDS encoding glycosyltransferase family 2 protein: MSTAVSFIIIILVITVTFNVFYLTFFGVLSVFRSNKVKEGNKHLYKYGVMVIAYKNDKVILESVTQNLLQNYSKDKFDIIVVGDGLLQETIATLKQMPIKIIELHLPYPTKANSIRETENLLRNSDYDYVVLLDIDNVMEVDFLKKLNNEIEKDIPLIQTHRMAKNLDTPIAILDAFSEEINNSIFRQAHQNIGLQTALIGSGIVFERQFFLSDILNIQAVGGYDKEIELLLAKQKLKTKYCPTVNLYDEKTRFLDDLNKQRTRWFSAQFFYLRKNVLQSIYQMLFKGNINYVNKILQFTLLPKIFTLVLCFIMPFITYFFYEPLFVLSVINAIAIIITASISLPRKFYSMQYFSALQKLPLVFFSMVKGMTKLKGANRSFIATPHHTDEKENNK; encoded by the coding sequence ATGTCAACAGCGGTCAGTTTTATTATTATAATTTTAGTCATTACTGTTACGTTTAATGTTTTTTACCTCACTTTTTTTGGTGTTCTATCCGTATTTAGATCAAATAAAGTAAAGGAAGGAAATAAACATTTGTATAAATATGGTGTCATGGTTATTGCTTATAAAAATGACAAAGTAATTTTAGAGAGTGTTACCCAAAATTTATTGCAAAATTATAGTAAGGATAAGTTCGATATTATAGTGGTGGGTGATGGTTTATTACAGGAAACAATTGCAACTTTAAAACAAATGCCTATTAAAATAATAGAGTTGCATTTACCTTATCCGACCAAAGCCAACAGTATACGCGAAACAGAAAATTTGCTGCGCAATAGCGATTACGATTATGTTGTTTTATTAGATATTGACAATGTAATGGAAGTTGATTTTTTGAAGAAACTGAACAATGAAATTGAAAAAGATATTCCATTGATACAAACTCATAGAATGGCTAAAAATTTAGATACTCCCATAGCCATTTTAGATGCCTTCAGTGAAGAAATTAATAACTCCATATTTAGGCAAGCCCATCAGAATATTGGTTTACAAACCGCATTAATTGGTTCAGGAATTGTATTTGAGCGCCAGTTTTTTTTGAGCGATATTTTAAATATACAAGCCGTTGGCGGATACGATAAAGAGATTGAATTGTTGTTAGCCAAACAAAAATTAAAAACTAAATATTGTCCAACGGTTAATCTGTATGATGAGAAAACACGGTTTTTAGATGATTTGAATAAACAACGTACACGTTGGTTTTCAGCCCAGTTTTTCTACTTACGCAAAAATGTTTTGCAATCTATTTACCAAATGTTGTTTAAAGGTAATATAAACTATGTAAATAAAATTTTGCAGTTTACTTTATTACCTAAAATATTCACGTTGGTTTTATGTTTTATAATGCCTTTTATAACCTACTTTTTTTATGAGCCATTGTTTGTTTTAAGCGTTATAAATGCTATAGCCATTATTATTACAGCATCTATTAGTTTGCCACGTAAGTTTTATAGCATGCAATATTTTAGTGCACTGCAAAAGCTACCTTTGGTGTTTTTTTCAATGGTAAAAGGAATGACTAAATTGAAAGGAGCCAATCGCTCCTTTATTGCTACTCCGCATCATACTGATGAAAAGGAAAATAATAAATAA
- a CDS encoding ZIP family metal transporter: protein MSFLFLFILFLSPFLGSMAAINSGKYDEKKLKLLLSFAGAYLFSITIVSLMPEVYSNANKYTGVFILAGFWFQILLEKYSKGIEHGHFHLHDVVKKHVVPFGIIISMCLHSFLEGIPLGAFMQDNASISYSLLAGIALHEFPAAFALAVILKGLQINNKLIIGLMITYSLASPTGAILSYSLNYSVPDFVFNQFMAFVIGTFLHISTTILFESSEHHKFSTYKTYAVLAGVLLALVVVFSS from the coding sequence ATGAGTTTTTTATTTTTGTTTATCCTTTTTCTTTCGCCTTTTTTAGGGTCAATGGCCGCTATTAATTCAGGCAAATACGATGAGAAAAAATTAAAATTGTTATTGTCGTTTGCGGGAGCTTATTTGTTTTCAATAACCATTGTAAGTTTAATGCCGGAGGTATATTCCAATGCCAATAAATACACCGGTGTTTTTATTTTAGCCGGATTTTGGTTTCAGATTTTACTCGAAAAATATTCAAAAGGAATTGAACACGGGCATTTTCACTTACACGATGTAGTAAAGAAACACGTGGTTCCCTTTGGTATTATTATCAGCATGTGTTTACACAGTTTTTTAGAAGGAATACCATTGGGTGCATTTATGCAAGACAATGCATCTATTAGTTATTCATTGCTGGCAGGAATTGCATTACATGAATTTCCTGCTGCATTTGCGTTGGCTGTTATTTTAAAAGGATTACAAATTAATAACAAGCTTATCATTGGTTTGATGATAACGTATAGTTTAGCTTCGCCTACAGGAGCCATATTAAGCTATAGTTTAAATTACTCTGTTCCCGATTTTGTTTTTAACCAGTTTATGGCTTTTGTTATAGGTACTTTTTTACATATTTCTACTACCATATTATTCGAATCGTCAGAGCACCATAAGTTTTCTACTTATAAGACCTATGCGGTTTTAGCGGGTGTTTTATTGGCCTTAGTGGTTGTTTTTTCGTCTTGA
- a CDS encoding phosphatase PAP2 family protein yields MEEILALDKQWFLAINNGLASPFLDWLCPILRNQAVWYVPYALLVYFFYKNYGINTWKILLVVALMIFVSDQFSANLVKKTFMRIRPCSEPGLQGMVRHLISSCNGYSFVSAHATNHFALALFLIYYFKHISLWVIPVAIVWALAISFSQIYVGVHYPLDVICGGLIGVLFGISFAKYSLKYIKPALINNIKE; encoded by the coding sequence ATGGAGGAAATACTGGCACTTGATAAACAATGGTTTTTAGCTATAAACAATGGCTTGGCTAGTCCTTTTTTAGATTGGTTGTGTCCAATATTGCGAAACCAGGCTGTTTGGTATGTGCCTTATGCTTTGCTGGTTTATTTTTTTTACAAAAACTATGGTATAAACACTTGGAAAATATTGTTGGTTGTTGCCTTAATGATTTTTGTAAGCGATCAATTTAGTGCTAATTTAGTTAAGAAAACATTTATGCGTATAAGACCTTGTAGTGAACCCGGTTTGCAGGGAATGGTAAGGCATTTAATAAGCAGTTGTAATGGATATAGTTTTGTATCTGCTCACGCAACCAACCATTTTGCGTTGGCATTGTTTTTAATTTATTATTTTAAACACATAAGCTTATGGGTTATTCCTGTTGCTATTGTGTGGGCCTTAGCTATTTCATTCTCGCAAATATATGTTGGCGTTCATTACCCATTAGATGTAATTTGTGGCGGATTAATTGGTGTTTTATTTGGTATTTCTTTCGCAAAGTATAGCTTAAAATATATAAAGCCTGCTTTAATTAATAATATAAAAGAATGA
- a CDS encoding class I SAM-dependent methyltransferase yields MTNNKEWFADWFNSPYYHILYKDRDYTEAEMFLNNVIAFFNMPQNAHVIDLACGKGRHSVFLNKAGFNVLGVDLSANSIAFAKQFENETLHFAEADLRCLNRNNEFDYAFNLFTSFAYFKSDTENHEVLHQFNACLKPNGFLLLDFFNAEKIKLRRNCVDTKEIEGITFHTSKEIADNKIYKTIKFEAEGEKHSYQEEVQLLLLADFEKLFEDTNFKIIKVFGNYSLENFDATESDRLIFIAQKK; encoded by the coding sequence ATGACAAATAATAAAGAGTGGTTTGCTGATTGGTTTAACTCGCCTTACTATCATATACTGTATAAAGACCGTGATTATACAGAAGCAGAAATGTTTCTAAATAATGTAATAGCGTTCTTTAATATGCCTCAAAATGCACACGTTATTGATTTGGCTTGTGGTAAAGGTAGGCATTCCGTTTTTTTGAATAAAGCAGGTTTTAATGTATTGGGTGTTGATTTATCAGCCAATAGTATTGCTTTTGCCAAACAGTTTGAAAATGAAACATTGCATTTTGCTGAGGCAGATTTACGTTGCCTGAACAGGAACAATGAATTTGACTATGCCTTTAACTTGTTTACCAGCTTTGCTTACTTTAAATCAGATACCGAAAACCATGAAGTATTACACCAGTTTAATGCTTGTTTAAAACCCAATGGTTTTTTATTACTCGATTTTTTTAATGCTGAAAAAATTAAGTTGAGACGAAACTGTGTTGATACCAAAGAAATAGAAGGAATCACTTTTCATACCTCTAAAGAAATTGCTGATAATAAAATTTATAAAACAATAAAGTTTGAAGCCGAAGGAGAAAAACATAGCTACCAGGAAGAAGTGCAGCTATTGCTTTTAGCCGATTTTGAAAAATTGTTTGAAGATACTAATTTTAAAATAATTAAAGTTTTTGGTAATTATAGTTTAGAAAATTTCGATGCTACAGAAAGTGACAGGTTGATTTTTATTGCACAAAAAAAATAA